In a genomic window of Magnolia sinica isolate HGM2019 chromosome 14, MsV1, whole genome shotgun sequence:
- the LOC131225062 gene encoding B3 domain-containing transcription factor FUS3-like encodes MEHINYEIGFQKGAEAHLLILTSREGILMSMDDMDTSQVWSFKYRFWPNNKSRMYVLENTVISGDFVKSHGLRLGDFIMLYRDDHKQKYIIRAKKTLDREAPPIFSKNGLFNANTADDQLVPNMGVSKSSYFHVNLPVTDEMCMGFLLNDAFSSKFLIDLWNGRLQSTTSFGSVESLSLDDFP; translated from the exons ATGGAGCAT ATCAATTATGAAATTGGATTTCAGAAGGGGGCTGAAGCCCACCTCCTAATCCTTACTTCGAGGGAAGGGATCTTGATGAGTATGGATGACATGGACACTTCGCAAGTGTGGAGCTTCAAGTACAG GTTTTGGCCAAACAACAAGAGTCGGATGTATGTCCTAGAGAACACTG TTATTTCAGGAGACTTTGTTAAATCACATGGCTTACGACTTGGAGACTTCATCATGTTATACAGAGATGACCACAAACAGAAATAT ATTATTCGAGCAAAGAAGACTTTAGACCGGGAGGCACCTCCTATTTTTTCAAAGAATGGCTTATTCAATGCTAACACTGCCGATGATCAGCTGGTGCCCAACATGGGGGTAAGTAAATCAAGCTACTTCCATGTAAATCTTCCAGTTACAGATGAGATGTGCATGGGGTTCCTCCTCAACGATGCCTTCTCATCGAAATTTCTGATAGATCTTTGGAACGGAAGGCTTCAGTCCACGACCAGCTTTGGGTCTGTCGAGAGCTTGTCTCTTGATGACTTCCCATGA